Proteins encoded in a region of the Burkholderia ubonensis subsp. mesacidophila genome:
- a CDS encoding polysaccharide deacetylase family protein — MASPTEDAAMTPIDPSTRPGRRTFLAQAGAGAGLAAGLALGAAATPAGAATAGAARAAPHGAGPFWPDGIRLVISISMQFEAGGQPPKGADSPFPPVAFPPSVPADLASGTWFAYGYREGIPRLLDLWERHDVKVTSHMIGEAVRHRPELAREIVARGHEAAAHGPSWRSQFAMSRDDERRFLLDARDMVEAATGQRPIGYNCNWLRRGPNTLSLLQELGYVYHIDDVSRDEPFIEAVNGRDFMVVPYTLRNNDILLIEGRNYSPSMFLEQIKLDFDQLYAEAGQRRRLMSISAHDRISGTPQMVRAWDAFLRYARSHPGVAFMRKDDIARYALSSPSTLRETETI, encoded by the coding sequence TTGGCCTCGCCAACTGAGGATGCCGCGATGACGCCCATCGACCCTTCCACGCGCCCCGGGCGCCGTACATTTCTCGCCCAGGCGGGCGCCGGCGCCGGACTGGCCGCCGGCCTCGCGCTCGGCGCGGCCGCCACGCCGGCCGGCGCTGCGACCGCCGGCGCCGCCCGTGCCGCGCCGCACGGCGCGGGACCGTTCTGGCCCGACGGCATCCGCCTCGTGATCTCGATCTCGATGCAGTTCGAAGCGGGCGGCCAGCCGCCCAAGGGCGCGGACAGCCCGTTTCCGCCCGTCGCGTTCCCGCCGTCCGTGCCCGCCGATCTCGCGTCGGGCACCTGGTTCGCGTATGGCTACCGCGAAGGCATCCCGCGCCTGCTCGACCTGTGGGAGCGGCACGACGTCAAGGTCACGTCGCACATGATCGGCGAAGCGGTCCGGCATCGGCCCGAACTGGCGCGCGAGATCGTCGCGCGCGGCCACGAGGCAGCGGCGCACGGACCGAGCTGGCGCTCGCAATTCGCGATGAGCCGCGACGACGAGCGGCGCTTCCTGCTCGACGCCCGCGACATGGTGGAAGCCGCGACCGGCCAACGGCCGATCGGCTACAACTGCAACTGGCTGCGACGCGGCCCGAATACGCTGTCGCTGCTGCAGGAACTGGGCTACGTCTATCACATCGACGACGTCAGCCGCGACGAGCCGTTCATCGAGGCGGTCAACGGACGCGATTTCATGGTCGTGCCTTACACGCTGCGCAACAACGACATCCTGCTGATCGAGGGCCGCAATTATTCGCCGTCGATGTTTCTCGAACAGATCAAGCTCGATTTCGACCAGCTCTACGCGGAAGCCGGGCAACGGCGCAGGCTGATGTCGATCAGCGCGCACGACCGGATCAGCGGCACGCCGCAGATGGTGCGCGCGTGGGACGCGTTCCTGCGTTACGCCCGATCGCATCCCGGCGTGGCCTTCATGCGCAAGGACGACATCGCACGCTACGCGCTGAGCAGCCCGTCGACGCTGCGCGAAACCGAGACGATCTGA
- a CDS encoding RidA family protein encodes MAVTRHHVGARLSEIAIHNGTVYLAGQIAEDTTQDIKGQTREVLGHIDRLLAEANSDKAHLLSVQIYISDLANFAGMNEEWDAWVAPGNTPPRATVEAKLADPALLVEIVVVAAQRS; translated from the coding sequence ATGGCAGTTACTCGTCACCACGTCGGCGCCCGTCTTTCCGAAATCGCGATCCACAACGGCACCGTGTACCTCGCCGGCCAGATCGCCGAAGACACGACCCAGGACATCAAGGGCCAGACGCGCGAAGTGCTCGGCCACATCGATCGCCTGCTCGCGGAGGCGAACAGCGACAAGGCGCACCTGCTGTCGGTGCAGATCTATATTTCCGATCTGGCGAACTTCGCGGGCATGAACGAAGAATGGGACGCATGGGTCGCACCGGGCAACACGCCGCCGCGCGCCACCGTCGAGGCGAAGCTCGCGGATCCCGCGCTGCTCGTCGAAATCGTCGTCGTCGCCGCGCAACGGAGCTGA
- the infC gene encoding translation initiation factor IF-3, with protein MATDKSSHRINGEITAPEVRLVGIENEPLGIVKLADAFRKSEELDVDLVEIAPQAVPPVCRLMDYGKFKYQESKKQHEAKLKQKVIQVKEVKFRPGTDDGDYNVKLRNLVRFLEEGDKTKITLRFRGREMAHQEIGMRMLERLRTDLEEVGQVEQMPKMEGRQMIMVLSPKKKK; from the coding sequence ATCGCTACTGATAAGTCGTCGCATCGCATCAACGGTGAAATCACTGCGCCGGAAGTGCGTCTGGTCGGGATCGAGAACGAACCGCTCGGTATCGTAAAACTCGCTGATGCTTTCCGTAAATCGGAAGAACTGGATGTTGACCTGGTGGAAATCGCGCCGCAAGCGGTTCCCCCGGTTTGCCGTCTGATGGATTACGGCAAGTTCAAGTACCAGGAATCGAAGAAGCAGCACGAAGCGAAGCTGAAGCAGAAGGTCATCCAGGTCAAGGAAGTCAAGTTCCGCCCGGGTACCGATGACGGGGATTACAACGTCAAGCTCCGCAATCTCGTGCGCTTCCTCGAAGAGGGCGACAAGACGAAGATCACGTTGCGTTTCCGCGGCCGCGAAATGGCTCACCAGGAGATCGGCATGCGGATGCTCGAGCGTCTGCGCACGGATCTCGAGGAAGTCGGCCAGGTCGAGCAGATGCCGAAGATGGAAGGGCGCCAGATGATCATGGTGCTCTCGCCGAAGAAAAAGAAGTAA
- a CDS encoding RelA/SpoT family protein, producing MTADTVSASSTASPSFDDVLAFVREHAGDARLSSGELLADHAAGTASIMRTLNVDPPAVQAAALFALTPHLNDPERELAARFGDEVARLVSDVRKLLRLGTVSLRVAQNAAPEAGRDAAAERRAQIEALRKMLLAFAQDIRVVLIRLASRLQSLRYYAAAKVAPPPDVARETLEIYAPLANRLGIWQLKWELEDLAFRFEDPVTYKRIAKLLDEKRVEREAYVSEAIESLQRELAAAHIQAEVSGRPKHIYSIWRKMRGKELDFSELYDVRAFRVIVPDIKDCYTVLGIVHHLWQPVPKEFDDYISRPKPNGYKSLHTVVIGDDGRAFEVQIRTHEMHNFAEYGVAAHWRYKEAGARGYGGQFSASDKYDEKIAWLRQLLAWKDDVEDGGGAAGGKAWAQLRETTLDDDHIYVLTPQARVIALPQGATPVDFAYHLHSELGHRCRGARVDGAMVPLNTPLANGQTVEIVAVKEGGPSRDWLNSQLGYMKSPRARQKVRAWFNAIEHEENIAHGRALVEKTLQREGRTSVNLDNLAAKLGFKTPEELFSVVGKEEFSLRNVEHALSDAPPPEPAPEAPADFEKRSSGASVAHGASTGVLVVGVDALLTQLARCCRPAPPDPISGFVTRGKGMSIHRSDCATFRRMAERAPERVLQTTWSADVLGGRGASVYPVDLMIEATDRQGLLRDISEVFAREKLNVVGVKTQSRRNAAFMQFTVEISNSAQVQRACTLLGEVQGVVRAGRKA from the coding sequence ATGACTGCCGATACCGTTTCCGCTTCCTCCACCGCGTCGCCGTCGTTCGACGACGTGCTCGCGTTCGTGCGCGAGCATGCGGGCGACGCGCGCCTGTCGTCGGGCGAACTGCTCGCCGACCACGCGGCCGGCACCGCGTCGATCATGCGCACGCTGAATGTCGATCCGCCCGCGGTGCAGGCGGCGGCGCTGTTTGCGCTGACGCCGCACCTGAACGATCCCGAGCGCGAGCTTGCCGCGCGGTTCGGCGACGAAGTCGCGCGCCTGGTGTCCGACGTGCGCAAGCTGCTGCGGCTGGGCACGGTCAGCCTGCGCGTCGCGCAGAACGCGGCGCCGGAAGCCGGGCGCGACGCCGCGGCCGAGCGCCGCGCGCAGATCGAGGCGCTGCGCAAGATGCTGCTCGCGTTTGCGCAGGACATCCGCGTGGTGCTGATCCGGCTCGCGTCGCGGCTGCAGTCGCTGCGCTACTACGCGGCGGCGAAGGTCGCGCCGCCGCCGGACGTCGCGCGCGAAACGCTCGAGATCTATGCGCCGCTCGCGAACCGCCTCGGCATCTGGCAACTGAAATGGGAGCTGGAGGACCTGGCGTTCCGCTTCGAGGATCCGGTCACGTACAAGCGGATCGCGAAGCTGCTCGACGAGAAGCGCGTCGAGCGCGAGGCGTATGTCTCGGAGGCGATCGAGAGCCTGCAGCGCGAGCTGGCGGCCGCGCACATCCAGGCGGAGGTGAGCGGCCGGCCGAAGCACATCTACAGCATCTGGCGCAAGATGCGCGGCAAGGAGCTCGACTTCTCCGAGCTGTACGACGTGCGCGCATTCCGCGTGATCGTGCCGGACATCAAGGATTGCTACACGGTGCTCGGCATCGTGCATCACCTGTGGCAGCCGGTGCCGAAGGAGTTCGACGACTACATCTCGCGTCCGAAGCCGAACGGCTACAAGTCGCTGCACACGGTCGTGATCGGCGATGACGGACGCGCGTTCGAAGTGCAGATCCGCACGCACGAGATGCACAACTTCGCGGAATACGGCGTCGCCGCGCACTGGCGCTACAAGGAGGCCGGCGCGCGCGGCTATGGCGGCCAGTTCTCCGCGAGCGACAAATACGACGAGAAGATCGCCTGGCTGCGCCAACTGCTCGCGTGGAAGGACGACGTCGAGGACGGCGGGGGCGCGGCCGGCGGCAAGGCATGGGCGCAGCTGCGCGAGACGACGCTCGACGACGACCACATCTACGTGCTGACGCCTCAGGCGCGCGTGATCGCGCTGCCGCAGGGCGCGACGCCGGTGGATTTCGCGTATCACCTGCACAGCGAACTGGGCCACCGCTGCCGCGGCGCGCGCGTCGACGGCGCGATGGTGCCGCTCAACACGCCGCTCGCGAACGGCCAGACGGTCGAGATCGTCGCGGTGAAGGAGGGCGGGCCGTCGCGCGACTGGCTGAATTCGCAGCTCGGCTACATGAAGAGCCCGCGCGCGCGGCAGAAGGTGCGCGCGTGGTTCAACGCGATCGAGCACGAAGAGAACATCGCGCACGGCCGCGCGCTCGTCGAAAAGACGCTGCAGCGCGAAGGCAGGACGTCGGTCAATCTCGACAACCTGGCGGCGAAGCTCGGCTTCAAGACGCCCGAAGAGCTGTTCTCGGTGGTCGGCAAGGAAGAGTTCAGCCTGCGCAACGTCGAGCACGCGCTGTCCGATGCGCCGCCGCCCGAACCCGCGCCCGAGGCGCCCGCCGATTTCGAGAAGCGCAGCAGCGGCGCGAGCGTCGCGCACGGCGCGTCGACCGGCGTGCTGGTGGTCGGCGTCGATGCGCTGCTGACGCAGCTCGCACGCTGCTGCCGGCCCGCGCCGCCCGATCCGATCAGCGGCTTCGTCACGCGCGGCAAGGGGATGTCGATCCATCGCAGCGATTGCGCGACGTTCCGCCGGATGGCGGAGCGCGCGCCCGAGCGCGTGCTGCAGACCACCTGGTCCGCCGATGTGCTGGGCGGCCGCGGCGCGTCGGTCTATCCGGTCGACCTGATGATCGAGGCGACCGACCGGCAGGGGCTGCTGCGCGATATTTCGGAAGTCTTCGCGCGCGAGAAGCTCAACGTCGTCGGCGTGAAGACGCAGAGCCGCCGCAATGCGGCATTCATGCAGTTCACGGTGGAGATCTCGAATTCGGCGCAGGTGCAGCGCGCCTGCACGCTGCTCGGCGAGGTGCAGGGCGTCGTCCGGGCCGGCCGGAAGGCGTGA
- a CDS encoding LysR family transcriptional regulator, whose protein sequence is MLIDDLPALETFARIVSAGSLSAAARELDLSLSVVSKRLAHLESRLGVRLLHRTTRQQTLTDEGAQFHVQVLRILAEIDQAEALMRDRRGTVSGLLRVTAPGELGRLRLAPLVAEFQRQHPQVTVQLMLTDSVIDLLAHEIDVAVRIGSLADSSMIARELAPNRRVLCAAPAYIAEHGEPAHPGELCRHRCIVMGEQARAEWRFNGDGGAVGVEVTAALLTNDGGAARTLALAGAGIALKSIWDVGPDLEAGRLVRILPAYAAPAAPLHAVYPGGRHLALRVRAFVDFVRERLQAEWCWGEG, encoded by the coding sequence GTGCTGATCGACGACCTGCCGGCGCTCGAAACCTTCGCGCGCATCGTGTCGGCGGGCAGCCTGTCGGCTGCCGCGCGGGAACTCGACCTGTCGCTGTCGGTGGTCAGCAAGCGGCTCGCGCACCTCGAGTCGCGGCTCGGCGTGCGACTGCTGCACCGGACGACGCGGCAGCAGACGCTGACCGACGAAGGCGCGCAGTTCCATGTGCAGGTGCTGCGCATCCTGGCCGAAATCGACCAGGCCGAAGCGCTGATGCGGGATCGGCGCGGCACGGTGAGCGGCCTGCTGCGCGTGACGGCGCCGGGCGAGCTCGGCCGCCTGCGGCTTGCGCCGCTCGTCGCCGAATTTCAACGGCAGCATCCGCAGGTGACGGTGCAGCTGATGCTGACCGATTCGGTCATCGACCTGCTCGCGCATGAGATCGACGTCGCCGTGCGGATCGGCAGCCTGGCTGATTCGTCGATGATCGCGCGCGAGCTCGCGCCGAACCGCCGCGTGCTGTGCGCAGCGCCTGCGTACATTGCCGAGCACGGTGAGCCGGCGCATCCGGGCGAACTGTGCCGGCATCGCTGCATCGTGATGGGCGAGCAGGCGCGCGCCGAGTGGCGGTTCAATGGCGACGGCGGCGCGGTCGGGGTCGAGGTGACGGCGGCGCTGCTGACGAACGACGGCGGCGCGGCGCGCACGCTGGCACTGGCGGGGGCCGGCATCGCGCTGAAGTCGATCTGGGACGTCGGTCCCGATCTCGAGGCGGGCCGGCTCGTCCGGATACTGCCTGCGTACGCGGCGCCGGCCGCGCCGTTGCACGCCGTGTATCCGGGCGGGCGGCATCTTGCGTTGCGCGTGCGCGCGTTCGTCGATTTCGTGCGGGAGCGGTTACAGGCCGAGTGGTGCTGGGGCGAAGGCTGA
- the rpmI gene encoding 50S ribosomal protein L35, whose amino-acid sequence MPKMKTKKSAAKRFVVRPGGTVKRGQAFKRHILTKKTTKNKRHLRGATAVHDSDLNSVRAMLPFA is encoded by the coding sequence ATGCCTAAGATGAAGACCAAGAAGAGCGCTGCAAAGCGCTTCGTGGTGCGTCCGGGCGGTACCGTCAAGCGCGGTCAAGCCTTCAAGCGCCACATCCTGACCAAGAAAACCACGAAGAACAAGCGTCACCTGCGCGGCGCAACGGCAGTTCATGATTCCGATCTGAACTCCGTCCGCGCGATGCTGCCGTTCGCGTAA
- a CDS encoding ester cyclase, with amino-acid sequence MSAHFRPAARLTTRLLAAALVAAALPPTAAQADDLVTPRDLTVAAGLPDAQARAQVLAARRYGTFWDTGDAALARAALAPNFTDRTLPAGRAQGLPGPLAASRTMRAAVPDLRCEIEQMIVAGDRVVVHLRFRGHFTGTFNGTAGRGQPVDFIATDIYRIADGRIADNWHIEDNLTLMRQLGLAN; translated from the coding sequence ATGTCCGCCCATTTCCGCCCGGCCGCCCGCCTGACCACCCGCCTGCTCGCCGCCGCGCTGGTCGCGGCCGCGCTGCCGCCCACGGCTGCGCAAGCCGACGATCTCGTCACGCCGCGCGACCTGACGGTCGCCGCCGGCCTGCCCGACGCGCAGGCACGGGCGCAGGTCCTCGCCGCGCGCCGCTACGGCACGTTCTGGGACACCGGCGACGCGGCGCTCGCCCGCGCGGCGCTCGCGCCCAATTTCACCGACCGCACGCTGCCCGCCGGACGCGCCCAGGGGCTGCCGGGCCCGCTCGCCGCCTCCCGCACGATGCGCGCGGCGGTGCCGGACCTGCGCTGCGAGATCGAGCAGATGATCGTGGCCGGCGATCGCGTCGTCGTTCACCTGCGCTTCCGCGGGCACTTCACGGGGACCTTCAACGGCACCGCCGGGCGCGGCCAGCCGGTCGACTTCATCGCGACCGACATCTACCGGATCGCGGACGGCCGTATCGCCGACAACTGGCACATCGAGGACAACCTGACGCTGATGCGCCAGCTTGGCCTCGCCAACTGA
- a CDS encoding alpha/beta fold hydrolase: MPTISANPLVPRQRRVQCASAAGLHHVAYTEWGDPANPRVLVCVHGLTRSGRDFDRLAAALADTYRVVCPDIVGRGRSDWLADPRLYAIPQYVADMVTLIARLDVESVDWFGTSMGGLIGLALAGLPGSPVRRMIVNDVGPRIEPDSLARIGEYLGVQPRFATEQEGIDYLTSLSLPFGALTGDDWREINAPLLRELPEGGWTIRYDPRIAEPFKATTPELAALGEAALWRAIETTDATLLVVRGAASDLLSRETVTEMTRRGRNVSQAEIAGVGHAPTFMSADQIALARGFFLGDGASAS, from the coding sequence ATGCCAACGATCTCAGCGAACCCTCTGGTACCGCGCCAGCGGCGCGTGCAGTGCGCGAGTGCTGCCGGCCTTCACCACGTCGCATATACCGAATGGGGCGATCCCGCCAATCCGCGCGTGCTGGTGTGCGTGCACGGGCTGACCCGCTCGGGACGCGATTTCGACCGGCTCGCCGCGGCGCTTGCCGATACGTATCGCGTCGTGTGCCCGGATATCGTCGGGCGCGGCCGCTCCGACTGGCTCGCGGATCCACGTCTCTATGCGATTCCGCAATACGTGGCCGACATGGTCACGCTGATCGCGCGCCTCGACGTCGAATCGGTCGACTGGTTCGGCACGTCGATGGGCGGCCTGATTGGTCTCGCGCTCGCGGGGCTGCCGGGCTCGCCGGTGCGGCGGATGATCGTCAACGACGTCGGCCCGCGGATCGAGCCGGATTCGCTCGCGCGCATCGGCGAATACCTCGGCGTGCAGCCGCGCTTCGCGACCGAGCAGGAAGGCATCGATTACCTGACGTCGCTGTCGCTGCCGTTCGGTGCGCTCACCGGCGACGACTGGCGCGAGATCAACGCGCCGCTGCTGCGCGAGCTGCCCGAAGGCGGCTGGACGATCCGCTACGATCCGCGGATCGCCGAGCCGTTCAAGGCGACGACGCCCGAGCTGGCCGCGCTCGGCGAGGCTGCGCTGTGGCGCGCGATCGAAACGACGGACGCGACGCTGCTCGTCGTGCGCGGCGCGGCGTCCGACCTGCTGTCGCGGGAGACGGTCACCGAAATGACGCGGCGCGGGCGCAATGTGTCGCAGGCGGAAATCGCCGGCGTCGGCCACGCGCCGACGTTCATGAGCGCGGATCAGATCGCGCTCGCGCGCGGGTTTTTCCTCGGAGACGGCGCATCCGCGTCATAA
- the pheS gene encoding phenylalanine--tRNA ligase subunit alpha, whose translation MDLDQIVADAQQSFEQAADITTLENEKARFLGKSGALTELLKGLGKLDPEARKTEGARINVAKQQVEAALTARRQALADALLNQRLAAEAIDVTLPGRGAGAGSLHPVMRTWERVEQIFRTIGFDVADGPEIETDWFNFTSLNSPENHPARSMQDTFYVDGKDADGRPLLLRTHTSPMQVRYARMNRPPIKVIAPGRTYRVDSDATHSPMFNQVEGLWIDENISFADLKGVYTDFLKKFFERDDILVRFRPSYFPFTEPSAEIDMMFEHGKNAGKWLEISGSGQVHPTVIRNMGLDPERYIGFAFGSGLERLTMLRYGVQDLRLFFENDLRFLRQFA comes from the coding sequence ATGGATCTGGACCAGATTGTCGCCGACGCGCAGCAGTCCTTCGAACAGGCTGCCGACATCACCACGCTCGAAAACGAGAAAGCCCGCTTCCTCGGCAAGTCGGGTGCGCTGACCGAGTTGCTGAAGGGCCTCGGCAAGCTCGATCCCGAAGCACGCAAGACCGAAGGCGCACGCATCAACGTCGCGAAGCAGCAGGTCGAAGCCGCGCTGACCGCGCGCCGCCAGGCACTGGCCGACGCGCTGCTGAACCAGCGCCTCGCCGCCGAGGCGATCGACGTCACGCTGCCGGGCCGCGGCGCCGGTGCAGGCAGCCTGCACCCCGTGATGCGCACGTGGGAGCGTGTCGAACAGATTTTCCGCACGATCGGCTTCGACGTGGCCGACGGTCCCGAAATCGAGACCGACTGGTTCAACTTCACGTCGCTGAACAGCCCGGAGAACCATCCGGCGCGTTCGATGCAGGACACCTTCTACGTCGACGGCAAGGATGCCGACGGCCGTCCGCTGCTGCTGCGCACGCACACGAGCCCGATGCAGGTGCGTTACGCACGCATGAACCGCCCGCCGATCAAGGTGATCGCACCGGGCCGCACGTATCGCGTCGACAGCGATGCGACCCACTCGCCGATGTTCAATCAGGTCGAGGGGCTCTGGATCGACGAAAACATCAGCTTCGCCGACCTCAAGGGCGTCTATACCGATTTCCTGAAGAAATTCTTCGAGCGCGACGACATCCTCGTGCGCTTCCGTCCGTCGTACTTCCCGTTCACGGAACCGTCGGCCGAGATCGACATGATGTTCGAGCACGGCAAGAACGCCGGCAAGTGGCTCGAGATCTCCGGCTCGGGGCAGGTGCATCCGACCGTGATCCGCAACATGGGCCTCGATCCCGAGCGCTACATCGGCTTCGCATTCGGCAGCGGCCTCGAGCGCCTGACGATGCTGCGCTACGGCGTGCAGGACCTGCGTCTGTTCTTCGAGAACGACCTGCGTTTCCTGCGCCAGTTCGCGTAA
- the thrS gene encoding threonine--tRNA ligase — MVSIRLPDGSVRQYEHPVTVAEVAASIGPGLAKAALGGKLDGELVDTSAVIDRDASLAIVTDKDADGLDIIRHSTAHLLAYAVKELYPDAQVTIGPVIDNGFYYDFSYHRPFTPEDLEKIERRMQEIAKKDEPVTRRVVSRDEAALYFRSIGEKYKAEIIESIPQSDEIKLYSHGGFTDLCRGPHVPSTGKLKVFKLMKVAGAYWRGDSKNEQLQRIYGTAWTKKEDQDQYLHMLEEAEKRDHRKLGKQLDLFHMQEESPGMVFWHPKGWALWQQVEQYMRRRVNDAGYLEIKTPMIMDRSLWEASGHWQNYRENMFTTESEKRDYAIKPMNCPGHVQVFKHGLRSYRDLPLRYAEFGSCHRNEASGALHGLMRVRGFVQDDAHIFCTEDQFISESIAFNTLAMSVYKDFGFDHIDIKLSLRPDQRAGTDETWDRAEQGLRDALTACGLTWEELPGEGAFYGPKIEYHIKDALGRSWQCGTLQLDMVLPERLGAEYVAEDNSRRRPVMLHRAIVGSMERFLGILIEHHAGAMPVWLAPFQAVVLNIAESQAEYAQSLAQTLQKQGVRVTADLRNEKISYKIREHTLEKVPYLLVVGDKERDAQTVAVRARGGVDLGVMPVEAFVERLQEDLRSFK; from the coding sequence ATGGTTTCGATACGCTTGCCTGACGGCTCAGTTCGACAATACGAGCATCCGGTGACGGTCGCCGAAGTGGCGGCCTCGATTGGTCCCGGTCTCGCAAAGGCTGCGCTCGGCGGCAAGCTCGACGGCGAACTCGTGGATACGTCCGCGGTGATCGACCGCGACGCGTCGCTCGCGATCGTCACGGACAAGGACGCCGACGGTCTCGACATCATCCGCCACTCGACGGCGCACTTGCTCGCGTACGCGGTCAAGGAACTGTATCCGGACGCGCAGGTGACGATCGGGCCGGTGATCGACAACGGCTTCTACTACGACTTCTCGTACCACCGTCCGTTTACGCCGGAAGATCTGGAAAAGATCGAAAGGCGCATGCAGGAGATCGCGAAGAAGGATGAGCCCGTGACGCGCCGCGTCGTGTCGCGCGACGAGGCGGCCTTGTACTTCCGCAGCATCGGCGAGAAGTACAAGGCCGAGATCATCGAGTCGATTCCGCAAAGCGACGAGATCAAGCTGTACTCGCACGGCGGCTTCACGGACCTGTGTCGCGGCCCGCACGTGCCGTCGACGGGCAAGTTGAAGGTCTTCAAGCTGATGAAGGTCGCGGGCGCGTACTGGCGCGGCGACTCGAAGAACGAGCAGCTGCAGCGCATCTACGGCACGGCCTGGACGAAGAAGGAAGACCAGGACCAGTACCTGCACATGCTCGAGGAAGCGGAAAAGCGCGACCACCGCAAGCTTGGCAAGCAGCTCGACCTGTTCCACATGCAGGAAGAGTCGCCGGGCATGGTGTTCTGGCACCCGAAGGGCTGGGCGCTGTGGCAGCAGGTCGAGCAGTACATGCGCCGCCGCGTGAACGACGCCGGCTACCTCGAGATCAAGACGCCGATGATCATGGACCGCTCGCTGTGGGAGGCGTCCGGCCACTGGCAGAACTATCGCGAGAACATGTTCACGACGGAGTCGGAGAAGCGCGATTACGCGATCAAGCCGATGAACTGTCCGGGGCACGTCCAGGTGTTCAAGCACGGCCTGCGCTCGTACCGCGACCTGCCGCTGCGCTACGCCGAATTCGGCTCGTGCCACCGCAACGAGGCGTCGGGCGCGCTGCACGGCCTGATGCGCGTGCGCGGCTTCGTGCAGGACGATGCGCACATCTTCTGCACGGAAGATCAGTTCATCTCGGAATCGATCGCGTTCAACACGCTCGCGATGAGCGTGTACAAGGATTTCGGCTTCGATCACATCGACATCAAGCTGTCGCTGCGCCCCGACCAGCGGGCGGGCACGGACGAGACGTGGGATCGCGCCGAGCAGGGCCTGCGCGACGCGCTGACGGCCTGCGGACTCACGTGGGAAGAACTGCCGGGCGAAGGTGCGTTCTACGGTCCGAAGATCGAGTACCACATCAAGGATGCGCTCGGCCGTTCGTGGCAGTGCGGCACGCTGCAGCTCGACATGGTGCTGCCGGAGCGCCTCGGCGCCGAGTACGTCGCGGAAGACAACAGCCGCCGCCGGCCGGTGATGCTGCACCGGGCAATCGTCGGTTCGATGGAGCGTTTCCTCGGCATTTTGATCGAGCACCACGCTGGTGCAATGCCGGTCTGGCTCGCGCCGTTCCAGGCAGTTGTGCTCAATATCGCCGAAAGTCAGGCCGAATATGCGCAATCTCTGGCCCAAACGTTGCAAAAACAAGGGGTTAGAGTGACGGCGGATTTGCGCAACGAGAAGATTAGCTATAAAATACGCGAGCACACGCTGGAAAAGGTGCCTTATCTGCTCGTCGTGGGCGACAAGGAGCGTGATGCACAAACGGTAGCCGTGCGTGCCCGTGGCGGCGTCGATCTTGGCGTGATGCCGGTCGAAGCCTTCGTTGAGCGTCTGCAGGAAGACCTGCGTTCGTTCAAGTAA
- the rplT gene encoding 50S ribosomal protein L20 — protein MPRVKRGVTARARHKKIINLAKGYRGRRNNVYRIAKQAVMRAGQYAYRDRRNKKRVFRALWITRINAAVRQHDMTYSVFINGLKKASIELDRKVLADMAVFDKAAFAAIVKQVKAAVAA, from the coding sequence ATGCCTCGAGTCAAACGTGGGGTAACCGCACGGGCCCGTCACAAGAAGATCATCAACCTGGCCAAGGGTTATCGCGGTCGCCGCAATAACGTCTATCGCATCGCCAAGCAGGCGGTGATGCGCGCTGGTCAGTACGCGTACCGCGATCGCCGCAACAAGAAGCGTGTGTTCCGCGCACTGTGGATCACGCGTATCAACGCGGCAGTCCGCCAGCACGACATGACCTACAGCGTGTTCATCAACGGCCTGAAGAAGGCGTCGATCGAACTCGACCGTAAGGTGCTGGCCGACATGGCGGTGTTCGACAAGGCTGCTTTTGCTGCGATCGTCAAGCAGGTGAAAGCCGCCGTTGCAGCCTAA